The following coding sequences lie in one Serinus canaria isolate serCan28SL12 chromosome 12, serCan2020, whole genome shotgun sequence genomic window:
- the CAMKV gene encoding caM kinase-like vesicle-associated protein: protein MPFGCVTLGDKKDYNQPSEVTDRYDLGQVIKTEEFCEIFRAKEKTTGKFYTCKKFLKRDGRKVRKAAKNEIIILKMVKHPNILQLVDVYITRKEYFIFLELATGREVFDWILDQGYYSEKDTSNVIRQVLEAVAYLHSLKIVHRNLKLENLVYYNRLKNSKIVISDFHLAKLENGLIKEPCGTPEYLAPEVVGRQRYGRPVDCWAIGVIMYILLSGNPPFYEEADEDDYENHDKNLFRKILAGDYEFDPPYWDDISQAAKELVTRLMEVEQDQRITAEEAISHEWISGNAASDKNIKDGVCAQIEKNFARAKWKKAVRVTTLMKRLRAPEQTETAAASAPAATPAPAAAPAAAATPAAAATPAAAATPAATPAPAATPAPAATPATAPAPAAAAAEPAATEPATDTAPAPATEPAASSATAPESAAPGTPPAAAQPPAPGTPPATCTEVGDAAEPPSEQSG, encoded by the exons CGGGGAAGTTTTACACCTGCAAGAAGTTTCTGAAGCGGGATGGGCGGAAAGTGCGGAAGGCAGCCAAAAACGAGATCATCATCCTCAAAAT ggtgAAGCACCCCAACATCCTACAGCTGGTGGATGTCTACATCACCCGCAAGGAATATTTCATCTTCCTGGAGCT ggCCACTGGCCGCGAGGTCTTCGACTGGATCCTGGACCAGGGTTACTACTCAGAGAAGGACACCAGCAATGTCATCCGGCAGGTGCTGGAGGCTGTTGCCTACCTGCACTCACTCAAGATTGTCCACAGAAACCTCAAG CTGGAGAACCTGGTGTACTATAATCGCCTGAAGAACTCCAAGATCGTCATCAGTGACTTCCACCTGGCCAAGCTGGAGAACGGGCTCATTAAGGAGCCCTGTGGCACTCCTGAGTATCTGG CTCCGGAGGTAGTGGGGCGGCAGCGGTACGGGCGGCCAGTGGACTGCTGGGCCATCGGCGTTATCATGTACATCCT CCTCTCGGGAAACCCCCCTTTCTACGAGGAGGCAGATGAGGATGACTATGAGAACCACGACAAGAACCTCTTCCGCAAAATCCTGGCTGGGGACTATGAGTTCGACCCGCCGTACTGGGATGACATCTCGCAAGCGG ctaAGGAGCTGGTGACACGCCTGATGGAGGTGGAGCAGGACCAGAGGATCACAGCAGAGGAGGCCATCTCCCATGAGTG GatctctgggaatgctgcctcTGACAAGAACATCAAGGATGGCGTCTGTGCCCAGATCGAGAAGAACTTCGCCCGTGCCAAGTGGAAG AAAGCCGTGCGAGTGACCACGCTCATGAAACGCCTGCGGGCGCCCGAGCAGACGGAGACGGCGGCAGCCTCGGCCCCGGCAGCAACCCCGGCTCCGGCAGCGGCTCCAGCCGCGGCGGCGACCCCGGCCGCGGCAGCGACCCCGGCCGCGGCAGCGACCCCGGCAGCAACTCCAGCCCCGGCAGCTaccccggccccggcggcgACCCCGGCCACCGCCCCGgctcccgccgccgcggccgcggAGCCCGCGGCCACAGAGCCCGCCACCGAcacggccccggcccccgccaCGGAGCCCGCAGCCTCCTCTGCCACTGCCCCGGAGTCCGCAGCCCCCGGCacgccgcccgccgccgcgcAGCCCCCGGCCCCCGGCACGCCGCCCGCCACATGTACCGAGGTCGGGGACGCCGCCGAGCCCCCCAGCGAGCAGAGCGGCTGA